The Haematobia irritans isolate KBUSLIRL chromosome 1, ASM5000362v1, whole genome shotgun sequence DNA segment TTTGCGATTTATGAGACATAGaacaattaaacaaacaaaaaatattaaaaagtgtgcaaaataataaacatataatatataaatacgtatgcaagttatttatttatttatttcaaacttACCAGTAATTGGCTCATCGATAGGTTCAAATTCACCATCAGCCCAGGAATCACTATTCCAATTGGCATTGCTATTCGTTGAATTATTCATATGATGAGGAGACTTTTGTTGAGGTGGACtaatattattacaattaaGGAATGGTGTTGGTGATGTTGTTGTATTGCTAGCCGATGAAAGATTCGCTGATATATCTTTTGGTCGTAGATTTGATGACAATGAGCTAGAGCCCAGTGTTGATTTGGAGGGTGATGTATTGTGTGAATTGAGTTTCGCTAAAGGTTCAATTAATTCATTCAATTGATGTTGTTGCAGCTGTTGTTGATGTGGTCGTATGGGAGATTGTCGTAATTGCATTTGTTGTTGCTCTTGCTCTTGAGCTTCCTCTTCGCCCTAGGTGAAaaaagtataaataaataaacaaaacgaattaagaaaatgttttcatttcaatgagaagatatttttttctaaattaaaacttCGTAAAATGCAATCTTTGGGAAAGCCAACAACTAGTGAACGATTTCCTATTTGTCGCAGAAATTTCTTCCAATAAAATTCTTTGACAATAGCAATAAATTATTCCCAATATGATTGTATTTCAGAATATAaagatttaagaaaatttacgtTTTTCGtaatacaaaatatatatgtttctcCAAATTAACTCACCGGATCTTCCTCCAGACTACCCCATTCTTCATTGTCCCATCCGTCTCGTACTTCCACTAAAGCGGCTGTCGCCGATAATGGTCCATTGTTGGGTGAACCAGCCATTGGTGAACTGGGATCCTGCGATGTCTATGAGGTTTAATATGTGTCCTtaagaataaaatataaactaCCCACTACTAAAAACTTACATCCATTTCTCCCCAATTCTCGTTGTCCCAATCGTTATTGCCATAATCGGATGCTGAGGCAGATGTATCATTGCTTTCATGTTCTAATGATGTCATTGAAGTTACAGATGATGTCGTCGTCGATAGACTACTGCTAGACGGTTGTTCTATAAGAGAAAACACaatgattaaataaaaataagtaataaGGAATAAGTAAAAGGGTGCGCCGTGGCCACATATGGCTGTCATGTTTGGTGGACAATCGTGAGACACCAAAATCATATATCGAGAATAAATAGGGTAAATAGGATTGCACTCATCTATACGACAGGTGCCATGAGGACCACAGCCACTGCCGCTTTGGAGGTACTGATGGGATTTATCCAactcgatttacacgtaaggaaGACGGCTGAACTGACACTTCTGAGATTTAAGAGCTTGAACACGCTGGGGAGGACTGCCTGCAGGCATACTTAAATatatggccacggagcatgtttatcatcacaaaccgacatacattataccaagtatggagaAGTGGGAGgacaggaggatacccttcggaaccctgaacatgtatacggacggatcaaagatggaggaaggaacgggGAGCGAAATCtattgatgaggccgttattcagaagctatatcagcttcttcatcgacagtcaggcagctataaaggcattgtgcagtgctgacataaggtctagggtagtcagccgctgtcgtcgagaactcaaggttctcactgaacagcataatataactctgtgctgggtacctgggcactatgggataataggaaatgagaaagcggatgtgctggttaaggagggtgctcgtggaacgaacaacgtcctagcggacgtttttcctccactatcttcttatcattacaggatagaggttaaatatgatgagcaatggcgaagacgctgggtctcttcggatggttgcgagcaaaccaagttgatatgggatgaaaagaaacgtaggaactgtgaaattttgttgtcgatgaacagagaggaattacggccattgattggtatcataacaggacataacacacttgggaaacacatggtaagaataggacttaaagacgatgatatctgtagatggtgcctggacccggaagttacggaggacacgtaccacttcctgtgtcagtgcccagctttatcctttagaagaaacaagatattgGGCTCATTTTTCTTTCAGGatctcactgatctgcgggagtgcagcttaaggaacatacttgcattcgtcagggcctctggttgggtatcctgagatttctttcaaagagaacaaagcggaccgcatcggaaggagaaagatggaaaaatcacatcgagggatcacaatCGACCTATATttgtctaagtggacatcaattcaagaaaattgatgTTATCCTCtacaacttaacctaacctaaaagggTGCGCCGAGGTTTCTATCTTGGATTTTAACAGAACGCTGTAAAAGCGCTTCAAGCTTTTCTCTGAAATGGTTTCACGGTTACGCTTCTCTTTGCCGGCAACAAATTTCAGCAATAGGAGAAAGAGTCGTCGTACatagcatatatatgctttttgaTTTCGCTACGCAAGTTAAACGAATCCAATCACTCAATAAACTCGAGGTAAAAACAAAACTACGAAATGGCTGAAATTTTGATAGGAGCTATTAACGGGAATGTACTGCCTAAACCTCTGCCCTTTACCAACACCTGAATTTAGTTCATAGAACTTTTAATGCTGACAACTCTTTCATAAGtagaaatgtcaacatttttaaaattttacaaaagttaaaaatcgaccaataataaaaaaactaccTAAGGTCTAAGGtcgacaaaaaacaaaaatatccttTCTAAAATTTGAATAAGTCAATAGGCGACATTATTGATTTTGATTGCAAACCCTATAGGGTCGAAGTTGAGTTATCTACCCTAGTCCGATCTATAATGAAGATTATGGAAAAGTCCATTCGCCTGGACGGAAACATGTAAAGCAGCAAATCATACTTCTGTACCAGCAATGCTTATCGTAACCATGTCCCaaattgtttataatttattCTTGTTTTATGGCATACATACCTAAGGATGCAGGTTTTGATAAATTGCGTCCCGTCAAGGGTGGTCTAGGTCTTGAGGAATCGCTTTGACTACGATAGAATTTTGAGGTTACTGCTGTTACAGCCCAACCTGCCCACGTAGCTGCTGCATTACCAATTGAAGGAGTAGCAGTATGTACATCAGCCTCTaaataagcaaaaaataaaataaattcgcCAGAAAATCGTAAATGTACTTTGCAAAACTTACCCATTGTTTCTCTAAGACTAGGATCTTCTGATACTTTTTCCAATTTACCCAAAAATCCACGTATAGTTTTAAACGCTGGATCACGTACCGTTTTCTCAGGATCAATAGTAAGCGAACACAATGCAGGTAAGACACGATTAGCAACTTCACTgcaataaaattcaatcaaatcgggagtcgagaaaaagaaatttccaaatgaCACAAGAACTCACTTTAATAAGAAGTATTGTTGGGTGGCAGCTAAAGCTAATACTCCAGCTACTCTGGCGGGTGGAAAAGGATCACGCATGGCTCTTATAAAAGCGGATACTAAAACACGTTGTCGTACCTTTAAAATACATGGAATGGAATAATTAACATTTCTTGGCTACAGttcaattttcgttttttttacaaACCTGCGGATGCAGATGAGGTGCTATTTTACCCAAACACACAGTGGTATTAGTGCGAATACCTCCTTGGTCATCGCGTGCTTGAAGTCGAGCAAAATGTCGTAAAACTTCAACatttaaattgttataatttaatttcggAGCCAAATGAATAATGGACTAAAATTGATTAGAGTTCAATTAAAACGTggtcgatttttttctttaaaacaaaaactctTACTTTAACAGTCTGCTCTCTTATGGTGGAATTAGTATCGAGAAATCCATGAGCTACCTGAGGGAATATTTGATCATTCACCACTTGTGGTTGCAGATGAGCAATAAATAGTTCCAATTGTTGCAGTAATCGTGATCGCGTGACACGATCTGTAGAGCCGAATAGTTTAACTACGCAGGGTACGATACGTTTTTGATATTCAGTTTCATCTAAAAGTTTGCCCAGCTAGACAGAAAACGcgaatcattgaaattttattttgtgaataattattttttatatttttttccattaccTTGAACATGGGAGCCAATACAGCTGAACCAGCATCACCATACTCATATGCCGTTATCAGTTGTGGCAGTATTTTATGCCTTTACATGAAAATAGAAAATGTATGGAATTACTTTCTTATCAGAGGTGCTCCAaaagaaacacacaaaaaaaacttaCTTGCACACTGTATCAGGAAAATTATCTAAATGTAAGGTCAAACCCGAAAAGAAACGATTCTTTTCCGCCTtatcttttatttgtatttcttccaggaACAATAGTGTATCGACCaaatcatttttgaaaaatcctccGGGTTTGCGACATCGAGTTATAATATCAGCAGGATTTGGGCGATTCGA contains these protein-coding regions:
- the yata gene encoding N-terminal kinase-like protein yata isoform X1; protein product: MMWSFFSRDSSKDFPYDIGEPVAGFENHSIWTLHKAKRKATQEEVSVFVFDLRSGSDAKCDLAKAALKRLKTLRHPSILQYLDSLETDKLLYVATEYVEPLGTHIAKLSADGPQKDLYLAWGIFQITRALSFLNNDGSLRHNNVSVWSVFVNSSGEWKLGSLEYVSPADGNPMPPIKVPPSLEVYDPPEKNDQTKLKAATKCSADMWGLGCLVWESFNGPLKSRSSLKDIESIPKSLQSLYCELVGASPSNRPNPADIITRCRKPGGFFKNDLVDTLLFLEEIQIKDKAEKNRFFSGLTLHLDNFPDTVCKHKILPQLITAYEYGDAGSAVLAPMFKLGKLLDETEYQKRIVPCVVKLFGSTDRVTRSRLLQQLELFIAHLQPQVVNDQIFPQVAHGFLDTNSTIREQTVKSIIHLAPKLNYNNLNVEVLRHFARLQARDDQGGIRTNTTVCLGKIAPHLHPQVRQRVLVSAFIRAMRDPFPPARVAGVLALAATQQYFLLNEVANRVLPALCSLTIDPEKTVRDPAFKTIRGFLGKLEKVSEDPSLRETMEADVHTATPSIGNAAATWAGWAVTAVTSKFYRSQSDSSRPRPPLTGRNLSKPASLEQPSSSSLSTTTSSVTSMTSLEHESNDTSASASDYGNNDWDNENWGEMDTSQDPSSPMAGSPNNGPLSATAALVEVRDGWDNEEWGSLEEDPGEEEAQEQEQQQMQLRQSPIRPHQQQLQQHQLNELIEPLAKLNSHNTSPSKSTLGSSSLSSNLRPKDISANLSSASNTTTSPTPFLNCNNISPPQQKSPHHMNNSTNSNANWNSDSWADGEFEPIDEPITGNAKFDEARRKREEKKMQRQRELEARRAQRNSGPMKLGAKKL
- the yata gene encoding N-terminal kinase-like protein yata isoform X2; the protein is MMWSFFSRDSSKDFPYDIGEPVAGFENHSIWTLHKAKRKATQEEVSVFVFDLRSGSDAKCDLAKAALKRLKTLRHPSILQYLDSLETDKLLYVATEYVEPLGTHIAKLSADGPQKDLYLAWGIFQITRALSFLNNDGSLRHNNVSVWSVFVNSSGEWKLGSLEYVSPADGNPMPPIKVPPSLEVYDPPEKNDQTKLKAATKCSADMWGLGCLVWESFNGPLKSRSSLKDIESIPKSLQSLYCELVGASPSNRPNPADIITRCRKPGGFFKNDLVDTLLFLEEIQIKDKAEKNRFFSGLTLHLDNFPDTVCKHKILPQLITAYEYGDAGSAVLAPMFKLGKLLDETEYQKRIVPCVVKLFGSTDRVTRSRLLQQLELFIAHLQPQVVNDQIFPQVAHGFLDTNSTIREQTVKSIIHLAPKLNYNNLNVEVLRHFARLQARDDQGGIRTNTTVCLGKIAPHLHPQVRQRVLVSAFIRAMRDPFPPARVAGVLALAATQQYFLLNEVANRVLPALCSLTIDPEKTVRDPAFKTIRGFLGKLEKVSEDPSLRETMEADVHTATPSIGNAAATWAGWAVTAVTSKFYRSQSDSSRPRPPLTGRNLSKPASLEQPSSSSLSTTTSSVTSMTSLEHESNDTSASASDYGNNDWDNENWGEMDDPSSPMAGSPNNGPLSATAALVEVRDGWDNEEWGSLEEDPGEEEAQEQEQQQMQLRQSPIRPHQQQLQQHQLNELIEPLAKLNSHNTSPSKSTLGSSSLSSNLRPKDISANLSSASNTTTSPTPFLNCNNISPPQQKSPHHMNNSTNSNANWNSDSWADGEFEPIDEPITGNAKFDEARRKREEKKMQRQRELEARRAQRNSGPMKLGAKKL